A portion of the Avibacterium sp. 20-132 genome contains these proteins:
- the ychF gene encoding redox-regulated ATPase YchF: MGFKCGIVGLPNVGKSTLFNALTKAGIEAANYPFCTIEPNTGVVPMPDPRLDALAEIVKPERVLPTTMEFVDIAGLVAGASKGEGLGNKFLANIRETDAIGHVVRCFENDDIVHVAGKIDPAEDIDTINTELALADLDSCERAIQRLTKRAKGGDKEAKFELSIMEKILPVLENAGMIRSVGLDKDELHAIKSYNFLTLKPTMYIANVNEDGFENNPYLDRVREIAEKEGAVVVPVCAAIESEIAELDDEEKVEFLQDLGIDEPGLNRVIRAGYALLNLQTYFTAGVKEVRAWTVSVGATAPKAAAVIHTDFEKGFIRAEVISYADFIQYKGENGAKEAGKWRLEGKDYIVQDGDVMHFRFNV, encoded by the coding sequence ATGGGATTTAAATGTGGTATTGTAGGTTTACCAAACGTGGGCAAATCCACCCTTTTTAACGCATTAACAAAAGCAGGTATTGAAGCGGCAAATTACCCGTTCTGTACCATTGAACCAAACACTGGCGTTGTGCCAATGCCCGATCCACGTCTAGACGCGTTAGCGGAAATTGTTAAACCTGAACGCGTCTTACCAACTACAATGGAATTTGTGGATATCGCCGGTCTTGTTGCTGGCGCAAGCAAAGGGGAAGGATTAGGTAACAAATTCCTTGCTAATATTCGTGAAACCGATGCGATTGGCCACGTTGTACGTTGTTTTGAAAATGATGACATTGTTCACGTTGCCGGAAAAATTGATCCCGCTGAAGATATCGACACCATTAACACAGAACTTGCCCTCGCTGATTTAGACAGTTGTGAGCGCGCCATTCAACGTTTAACTAAACGTGCCAAAGGTGGCGATAAAGAGGCAAAATTTGAATTGTCCATTATGGAAAAAATCCTCCCTGTGTTAGAAAATGCCGGAATGATTCGTTCTGTCGGATTAGATAAAGACGAATTACACGCCATTAAGAGCTATAACTTCCTTACATTAAAACCAACAATGTATATTGCCAATGTGAATGAAGATGGCTTTGAAAATAATCCTTATTTAGATCGTGTACGTGAAATTGCGGAAAAAGAAGGGGCGGTGGTTGTGCCTGTTTGTGCGGCAATTGAATCTGAAATTGCGGAACTGGATGATGAAGAAAAAGTGGAGTTTCTGCAAGATCTAGGCATTGATGAACCGGGTTTAAACCGTGTTATTCGTGCAGGTTATGCCCTATTAAATTTACAAACTTATTTCACTGCTGGCGTTAAAGAAGTTCGTGCGTGGACAGTTTCCGTCGGCGCCACAGCACCAAAAGCCGCTGCGGTCATCCACACTGATTTTGAAAAAGGTTTTATTCGCGCCGAAGTTATTTCTTATGCTGATTTCATTCAGTACAAAGGCGAAAACGGGGCAAAAGAAGCAGGAAAATGGCGTTTAGAAGGGAAAGATTATATCGTTCAAGATGGCGATGTAATGCATTTCCGTTTTAATGTCTAA